One Oryza brachyantha chromosome 3, ObraRS2, whole genome shotgun sequence DNA segment encodes these proteins:
- the LOC102708219 gene encoding AP-2 complex subunit alpha-2-like: MALSGMRGLSVFISDIRNCHNKEQERLRVDKELGNIRTRFKNEKGLSPYEKKKYVWKMLYIYMLGYDVDFGHMETVSLISAPKYPEKQVGYIVTSCLLNENNDFLRMVINTVRNDIIGRNETYQCLALTMVGNIGGKEFSESLAPDVQKLLISSSCRPVVRKKAALCLLRLYRKNPDVVNIDGWSDRMAQLLDERDLGVLTSVMSLFVSLVSNNAEAYWNCLPKCVRILERMARNQDIPQEYTYYGIPSPWLQVKTMRALQYFPTIEDPGARRALFEVLQRILMGTDVVKNVNKNNASHAVLFEALALVMHLDAEKEMMSQCVALLGKFIAVREPNIRYLGLENMSRMLLVTDVQDIIKRHQAQIITSLKDPDISIRRRALDLLYGMCDVTNAKEIVEELLQYLNTAEFAMREELSLKAAILAEKFAPDLSWYVDVILQLIDKAGDFVSDDIWYRVVQFVTNNEDLQPYAAAKAREYLDKPALHETMVKVSAYLLGEYGHLLARRPGCSPKELFAIINDKLPTVSTSTVAIILSTYAKILMHSQTPDVGLQQQILTIFKKYESYIDVEIQQRAVEYFELSRKGAALADVLAEMPKFPERESALLKKAEDAEVDTAEQSAIKLRSQQQTSTALVVADHPPVNGSVPASNHLTLVKMPSQNITEENNVTHEETPVEIPKENGAPVEVVSKVESIPETNIESKVEPPISQPASQADLLADLLGPLAIEGPSAAVEQSPVQGLEASQSPVGDLALATLEDQSNAVQPTVNVEEKFHILCSKDSGVLYEDPHIQIGLKAEWRAHHGRLVLFLGNKNTAPLVSVQALILPPSHLKVELSSVPDTIPPRAQVQIPLEIVNLRASRDVAVLDFSYTFGTALVNVKLRLPVVLNKFLQPITLSPEEFFPQWKALNVQPLKVQEVVKGVKPLPLPEMASLFMGLHLAVAPGLDTNPNNLVACTTFFSETTRAMLCLVRVETDPQDRTQLRLTVASGDQYLTFELKEFIKEHLIDIPRVQAAPAPVPVQPQLPPAVPATYNDPGAMLAGLL, encoded by the exons atgGCGCTCTCCGGGATGCGGGGGCTGTCGGTCTTCATCAGCGACATCCGCAACTGCCACAACAAGGAGCAGGAGCGCCTCCGCGTCGACAAGGAGCTCGGCAACATCCGCACGCGCTTCAAAAACGAGAAG GGACTATCGCCTTACGAGAAGAAAAAGTATGTATGGAAGATGCTTTACATTTATATGTTGGGTTATGATGTTGACTTTGGGCACATGGAAACTGTTTCTTTGATATCTGCTCCAAAGTATCCTGAGAAACAG GTTGGGTACATCGTGACATCTTGCTTATTGAATGAAAATAATGATTTCCTACGGATGGTCATAAATACAGTACGCAATGACATAATAGGACGGAACGAGACTTATCAATGCTTAGCATTGACAATG GTAGGTAATATCGGTGGGAAAGAATTTTCTGAGTCGCTTGCCCCAGATGTCCAGAAACTTCTT ATTTCTAGTAGCTGTCGTCCTGTGGTCAGAAAGAAGGCGGCATTATGCCTTCTGCGGCTTTATAGGAAGAACCCTGATGTTGTGAATATCGATGGCTG GTCTGATCGGATGGCACAACTTTTAGATGAGCGGGATCTGGGTGTGTTGACATCTGTCATGAGCCTTTTTGTTTCACTGGTATCTAATAATGCTGAAGCATATTGGAATTGCCTTCCAAAGTGTGTAAGAATATTGGAGAGGATGGCAAGGAACCAAGATATCCCACAAGAATACACTTACTATGGAATTCCATCTCCGTGGCTTCAG GTTAAGACAATGAGAGCTCTTCAGTACTTCCCTACAATTGAAGATCCTGGTGCAAGACGAGCTTTATTTGAG GTTTTACAGCGCATTTTGATGGGTACTGATGTTGTTAAAAACGTCAACAAGAATAATGCCTCACATGCTGTTCTCTTTGAAGCTCTTGCTCTT GTTATGCATCTTGATGCTGAAAAGGAGATGATGTCCCAGTGTGTGGCGCTTCTTGGGAAGTTTATTGCAGTTCGGGAGCCAAATATTAGGTATCTTGGTCTG GAAAACATGAGTAGGATGCTGTTAGTAACAGACGTACAGGATATCATTAAAAGGCACCAGGCCCAGATTATTACTTCTTTGAAAGATCCAGATATCAG TATTAGAAGGCGGGCTCTTGATTTGCTATATGGTATGTGTGATGTTACGAATGCAAAAGAAATTGTTGAGGAGTTATTGCAG TATCTTAATACAGCTGAATTTGCAATGCGCGAAGAGCTGTCCCTGAAGGCAGCTATCCTTGCTGAAAAATTCGCTCCAGATCTTTCATG GTATGTTGATGTCATTCTTCAGCTGATAGACAAAGCAGGAGATTTTGTAAGTGATGATATATGGTATCGAGTGGTACAATTTGTCACCAACAATGAAGATCTGCAG CCATATGCTGCAGCAAAGGCTAGAGAATACCTTGACAAGCCTGCTTTGCATGAAACAATGGTCAAG GTGAGTGCGTACCTTCTTGGGGAGTATGGCCACCTATTGGCCCGAAGACCTGGTTGTAGTCCTAAGGAGTTGTTTGCTATAATAAATGATAAGCTTCCAACAGTATC gaCAAGTACTGTTGCTATTATTCTGTCGACTTATGCCAAGATACTAATGCACAGTCAAACCCCTGATGTGGGACTGCAGCAACAAATCCTGACGATATTTAAGAA GTATGAGAGTTATATTGATGTTGAAATACAGCAGAGAGCAGTCGAATATTTTGAACTAAGCAGGAAAGGTGCTGCTCTAGCAGATGTGTTGGCAGAAATGCCAAAATTTCCTGAACGTGAG TCTGCTCTGTTGAAGAAGGCTGAAGACGCTGAGGTTGACACAGCAGAGCAAAGTGCTATAAAATTACGAAGTCAGCAACAAACATCGACTGCTCTTGTAGTAGCTGATCACCCACCTGTAAATGGATCAGTACCAGCATCTAATCATCTCACTCTGGTGAAGATGCCAAGTCAAAATATCACTGAA GAGAACAATGTTACTCATGAAGAAACCCCAGTAGAAATTCCCAAAGAAAATGGTGCTCCTGTTGAAGTTGTGAGTAAAGTTGAGAGTATTCCAGAGACCAACATTGAGAGCAAAGTTGAGCCTCCTATATCTCAGCCTGCTTCCCAAGCAGACCTCCTTGCAGATCTTTTGGGTCCTCTTGCAATAGAGGGTCCTTCGGCTGCTGTAGAACAAAGTCCTGTTCAAGGATTGGAGGCTAGTCAAAGTCCAGTTGGTGATTTGGCACTAGCGACCCTTGAGGATCAGTCGAACGCTGTTCAG CCTACTGTAAATGTCGAGGAGAAGTTTCATATATTGTGCTCAAAAGATAGCGGGGTACTTTATGAGGATCCTCACATTCAG ATTGGTCTAAAAGCAGAGTGGCGTGCTCATCATGGTCGTCTTGTTCTTTTCCTGGGAAACAAAAATACCGCACCGCTTGTATCAGTGCAGGCTCTGATTTTGCCTCCTAGCCATTTAAAAGTGGAACTCTCATCAGTTCCTGATACTATTCCTCCAAGAGCACAG GTCCAAATTCCACTTGAGATTGTGAATCTCCGTGCAAGTAGAGATGTTGCTGTTCTTGATTTCTCGTATACATTTGGAACTGCATTG GTGAATGTCAAACTTCGGCTCCCTGTTGTATTGAATAAATTCTTGCAACCTATAACTCTTTCACCTGAAGAATTTTTCCCCCAGTGGAAAGCATTGAATGTTCAACCTCTTAAAGTTCAAGAAGTG GTTAAAGGTGTGAAACCATTACCTCTTCCTGAGATGGCTAGTCTTTTCATGGGCCTTCACTTGGCAGTTGCTCCTGGACTT gATACTAACCCAAACAATCTGGTTGCATGCACTACATTCTTTTCCGAAACAACTCGTGCCATGCTTTGTCTG GTGAGAGTTGAAACTGACCCACAAGACAGAACGCAACTCCGGCTCACAGTTGCATCAGGAGATCAGTATTTGACATTCGA GTTGAAAGAGTTCATCAAGGAACATTTAATTGATATCCCAAGGGTACAAGCTGCCCCAGCTCCTGTCCCGGTGCAGCCACAGTTGCCTCCGGCGGTACCTGCCACATACAACGACCCTGGTGCAATGCTAGCTGGGTTGCTATAA